A genome region from Candidatus Eremiobacteraceae bacterium includes the following:
- a CDS encoding site-specific integrase, translated as MFPSDPLIVEWAGYLHGRGRSPLSVAAYAGDVELFGAFLAKDPRKESPHGKAWPQLLKAGKSDIIRFIQELLSNRGYAGSAVRRKIAALRSFYRFLKRENKRDDDPAADIESPKRDKLLPKVLKEREVGQLLRT; from the coding sequence GTGTTCCCCTCCGACCCCCTCATCGTCGAATGGGCGGGGTATTTGCATGGCCGCGGGCGCAGTCCGCTGTCCGTGGCCGCCTACGCGGGAGACGTCGAGCTGTTCGGCGCGTTTCTGGCCAAAGATCCACGCAAAGAGTCGCCCCACGGCAAGGCCTGGCCGCAATTGCTCAAGGCCGGCAAGTCGGATATCATCCGTTTCATCCAGGAGCTGTTGTCGAACCGGGGCTATGCGGGTTCGGCGGTACGGCGGAAGATCGCAGCGCTGCGCTCCTTCTACCGCTTCCTCAAACGCGAGAACAAGCGGGATGACGACCCTGCGGCCGACATCGAGTCGCCCAAGCGCGATAAGCTGCTGCCCAAGGTGCTCAAGGAGCGCGAGGTCGGGCAGCTGCTGCGGACCG